A genomic segment from Polyangium mundeleinium encodes:
- a CDS encoding Kelch repeat-containing protein, producing MIHRTRTWAVALLASLPFFISLPEVGAAPKGPSISSATWQPISAMTSKRRGHVAHFVPGKGLLIAGGYAQTFPDDTALQTAERLDLGTGTWSPLSPPPNGIYYGRSVVLPDGRIFVVDAGNAATYDPATDTWTDEAALVSNYEASGVLGALPGGDVIFAGGGESEDVSSKAVRYDPTAHAVTSTPKMKAFRAAHAGTTLSDGRFLVTGGWAWGPDESHVSLTSAEIFDPATDTWTLVAPMATGRKGHTSTLLSSGKVLVAGGIADTHSATAEIYDPATNTWATVAPMSQGRWHHVMTALPSGRVMVSGGDISGGETAGVEVYDPDLDTWTSLPAMASPRSYHTATYVAGHGVVIAGGTAEDDSLNSVEIYPLGNAAAETACVIGDECTSGVCESGQCTNAGSGSGGGGGEGGAGGEGGAGGEGGAGGEGGAGGEGGEGGEGGSGGEGGSGGEGGSGGEGGSGGEGGEGGSGGEGGGGNNGGGDGCSVGGAGSKAPGAAGLFTALALGLLAMRRRR from the coding sequence ATGATCCACCGCACACGTACATGGGCCGTCGCCCTTCTCGCCTCGCTGCCCTTTTTCATCTCCCTGCCCGAGGTCGGGGCCGCGCCGAAGGGGCCGTCGATATCGTCGGCCACGTGGCAGCCCATTTCGGCCATGACCTCCAAGCGCCGCGGGCATGTGGCGCACTTCGTCCCCGGGAAGGGGCTCCTCATCGCCGGAGGATATGCGCAGACGTTCCCCGACGACACGGCCCTCCAGACGGCCGAGCGCCTCGATCTCGGCACCGGCACGTGGTCGCCCCTGAGCCCGCCGCCGAACGGGATCTACTATGGGCGCAGCGTGGTGCTGCCGGATGGCCGCATCTTCGTCGTCGATGCCGGGAACGCCGCCACCTACGATCCGGCGACGGATACCTGGACGGACGAGGCCGCGCTCGTGTCGAACTACGAGGCCAGCGGCGTGCTCGGCGCACTTCCGGGGGGCGACGTGATCTTCGCGGGCGGCGGGGAAAGCGAGGACGTCTCGAGCAAGGCGGTCCGCTACGACCCCACCGCGCATGCCGTGACGAGCACCCCGAAGATGAAGGCATTTCGAGCCGCGCACGCGGGGACGACGTTATCGGACGGGCGGTTCCTCGTGACGGGCGGCTGGGCGTGGGGGCCGGACGAGTCGCACGTATCCCTCACGAGCGCGGAGATCTTCGATCCGGCGACGGACACGTGGACGCTCGTCGCGCCGATGGCGACGGGCCGAAAGGGGCACACGTCGACGCTCTTGTCCTCGGGCAAGGTGCTGGTCGCGGGCGGCATCGCGGACACCCACTCGGCGACGGCGGAGATCTACGACCCGGCGACGAATACGTGGGCCACGGTCGCTCCGATGAGCCAGGGGCGGTGGCATCACGTGATGACGGCGCTGCCGAGCGGCCGCGTGATGGTGTCGGGCGGGGATATCTCGGGCGGCGAGACCGCGGGCGTGGAGGTCTACGATCCCGACCTCGATACGTGGACCTCGCTGCCGGCCATGGCATCGCCGCGGTCGTACCACACAGCGACGTACGTGGCCGGACATGGCGTGGTCATCGCGGGCGGCACGGCGGAGGACGACAGCCTGAACAGCGTGGAGATCTATCCGCTGGGGAATGCCGCGGCGGAGACGGCGTGCGTGATCGGGGACGAATGTACGAGCGGGGTCTGCGAGAGCGGCCAATGCACGAATGCAGGAAGCGGCTCGGGCGGCGGGGGCGGTGAAGGCGGCGCGGGTGGTGAAGGCGGCGCGGGCGGCGAAGGCGGCGCGGGTGGCGAAGGTGGCGCGGGCGGCGAAGGCGGCGAAGGCGGCGAAGGCGGTTCGGGCGGCGAAGGCGGTTCGGGCGGTGAAGGTGGCTCGGGCGGTGAAGGTGGCTCGGGCGGCGAAGGTGGCGAAGGTGGCTCCGGTGGCGAAGGCGGCGGCGGCAACAACGGCGGCGGCGACGGATGCAGTGTCGGCGGCGCAGGCTCGAAGGCGCCTGGCGCGGCCGGGCTCTTCACGGCGCTCGCGCTCGGGCTCCTCGCGATGAGAAGGCGCCGCTAG
- a CDS encoding bifunctional metallophosphatase/5'-nucleotidase yields MRRVLSVRGWVSAGLLGLVVVAGCGGTEARPPDSTSSGTGGMAGAGGAGGMGGAGGAGGMGGAGGAGGAPEPPVRVQILGFNDFHGNLEPPPGSAGQITLPDNTTVDAGGAAYFAQHVASLRAENPNTVVASAGDLIGGSPLLSALFHDEPTIGAMNLIGLDMNAVGNHELDEGKNELLRMQNGGCHPKDGCQGSNNFPGASFAFLAANILDETTGKPLFPPYTIRTFETTKVAFVGMTLKATPTIVDPSGIQDLSFLDEVETVNALVPELQAQGIEAIVVLLHEGGATTGHFDECAGISGPVVQIATNMSDAVDVILSGHTHAAYNCMIGGKLVTSGASNGRLITDIDLELSHLTGDVIKKEAKNVVVTRDTADTQVETYVNGYAAQVAPLAEKQVGTITATLNRGQPPLGASVFTLGVVVADSMLAATKDPIQGGAQLALMNAGGVRANLPFMAAAGEATNGIVTYKELFSVVPFANSIVVMSLTGAQLDALLEQQFGVDPSGAPFIYLLQPSSNFRYAYSASAPPGSKVDPASILIDGMPIDMGKTYRVAVNSYNAAGGDGFSILTLGTDRLGGALDIDALQAHFVASSPISPPAVDLVQALP; encoded by the coding sequence ATGCGGCGTGTGCTTTCCGTTCGTGGATGGGTCTCTGCGGGTCTCCTGGGTCTGGTCGTCGTCGCCGGCTGCGGCGGCACCGAAGCACGGCCGCCGGACAGCACGTCGTCCGGCACCGGCGGCATGGCCGGCGCAGGCGGCGCGGGCGGGATGGGCGGCGCAGGCGGCGCAGGCGGGATGGGCGGCGCAGGCGGCGCAGGCGGCGCCCCCGAGCCTCCGGTTCGCGTGCAGATCCTCGGGTTCAATGATTTCCACGGCAACCTCGAACCGCCGCCGGGCAGCGCGGGCCAGATCACCCTCCCCGATAACACCACCGTCGACGCCGGCGGCGCTGCCTATTTCGCGCAGCACGTCGCCTCCCTGCGCGCCGAAAACCCGAACACCGTCGTCGCCTCCGCCGGAGACCTCATCGGCGGCAGCCCGCTCCTCTCCGCGCTCTTCCACGACGAACCGACGATCGGCGCGATGAACCTGATCGGGCTCGACATGAACGCCGTCGGCAACCACGAGCTCGACGAGGGCAAGAACGAGCTCTTGCGCATGCAAAACGGCGGCTGCCACCCCAAGGACGGCTGCCAGGGCAGCAACAATTTCCCCGGCGCGAGCTTCGCGTTCCTCGCGGCGAACATCCTCGACGAGACGACGGGAAAACCCCTCTTTCCCCCGTACACCATTCGCACGTTCGAGACCACCAAGGTCGCGTTCGTCGGGATGACGCTGAAAGCGACCCCGACCATCGTCGATCCCAGCGGGATCCAGGACCTCTCCTTCCTCGACGAGGTCGAGACCGTCAATGCGCTCGTGCCCGAGCTCCAGGCGCAGGGAATCGAGGCGATCGTGGTGCTCCTCCACGAGGGCGGCGCCACCACGGGCCATTTCGACGAATGCGCGGGCATCTCGGGGCCCGTCGTCCAGATCGCGACGAACATGTCCGACGCCGTCGACGTCATCCTCAGCGGACACACGCACGCGGCCTACAACTGCATGATCGGGGGCAAGCTCGTCACGAGCGGGGCTTCGAATGGCCGCCTGATCACGGACATCGATCTGGAGCTCAGCCACCTCACCGGGGACGTGATCAAAAAGGAGGCGAAGAACGTGGTCGTCACCCGCGACACGGCCGATACGCAGGTCGAGACGTATGTGAATGGATATGCGGCGCAGGTGGCGCCGCTCGCGGAAAAGCAGGTCGGCACCATCACGGCGACGCTGAATCGGGGGCAGCCGCCCCTCGGCGCGAGCGTGTTCACGCTGGGCGTGGTGGTCGCCGATTCGATGCTGGCGGCGACGAAGGATCCGATCCAGGGAGGCGCACAACTTGCCCTCATGAACGCGGGCGGCGTGCGGGCGAACCTGCCGTTCATGGCGGCCGCGGGAGAGGCCACGAACGGGATCGTCACCTACAAGGAGCTCTTCTCGGTCGTGCCTTTTGCCAATTCGATCGTGGTCATGAGCCTGACGGGCGCGCAGCTCGACGCCTTGCTGGAGCAGCAATTCGGGGTTGATCCAAGCGGCGCCCCCTTCATCTACCTGCTGCAGCCGTCGAGCAATTTCCGATATGCGTACAGCGCAAGCGCGCCGCCCGGGTCGAAGGTCGATCCCGCGTCGATCCTCATCGACGGCATGCCCATCGACATGGGCAAGACGTACCGGGTCGCGGTGAACAGCTACAATGCGGCCGGCGGAGACGGGTTTTCCATTCTGACGCTTGGCACGGATCGCCTCGGCGGCGCGCTCGACATCGACGCGCTCCAGGCTCATTTCGTCGCGAGCTCGCCGATTTCGCCGCCCGCCGTGGATCTCGTCCAGGCCTTGCCCTGA
- a CDS encoding sugar MFS transporter, which yields MEVSTPRTTAVADVPSRTHVGALGVVTTIFFMWGFMTCMNDILIPHLKNVFHLGYAEGALVQFSFFSAYFLMSLPAGKLVARIGYKRGLPLGLATGGVGALLFYPAASLPSYPFFLAALFVLATGITILQVTANPYVAVLGPSATASSRLNLTQAFNSLGTTVAPYFGGHFILGAVKQAENPLAEAHAVRMPYLGLAVMLFVLAFALALLKLPTISAVEGEEAKHGSFLDALRFSHLRRAALGIFLYVGAEVSIGSFLVNFFGLAAIGAMTEAQAAKYVSLYWGGAMVGRFIGAAILRKHDPGRVLGASAIVAALLVTATVLLDGPVAMGTILVVGLFNSIMFPTIFTLGIEGLGKLTSQGSSILVMSIVGGAIVPVLFGWLADALGVHQAFLLPALCYVYIVHFGFRGSRHAALAA from the coding sequence ATGGAGGTATCGACCCCTCGGACGACGGCGGTCGCGGACGTGCCTTCCCGGACCCACGTCGGCGCGCTCGGCGTCGTGACCACGATCTTTTTCATGTGGGGCTTCATGACCTGCATGAACGACATCCTCATCCCGCACCTGAAGAACGTGTTCCACCTCGGGTATGCCGAGGGCGCGCTCGTCCAATTCTCATTTTTCTCGGCCTATTTCCTGATGTCGCTGCCGGCCGGCAAGCTCGTCGCGCGGATCGGCTACAAACGAGGCCTCCCGCTCGGCCTCGCGACCGGCGGCGTCGGCGCGCTCCTGTTTTATCCGGCCGCCAGCTTGCCCTCGTATCCGTTTTTCCTGGCCGCGCTCTTCGTGCTCGCGACGGGAATCACGATCCTCCAGGTCACCGCGAATCCCTACGTCGCCGTGCTCGGCCCGTCGGCCACCGCGTCGAGCCGCCTGAACCTCACGCAGGCCTTCAACTCGCTCGGCACCACGGTGGCGCCCTATTTCGGCGGACACTTCATCCTCGGCGCCGTGAAACAAGCGGAGAACCCGCTCGCCGAGGCGCACGCCGTCCGCATGCCCTACCTCGGCCTCGCGGTCATGCTCTTCGTGCTCGCCTTCGCGCTCGCGCTCCTCAAGCTCCCGACGATTTCGGCGGTCGAGGGCGAAGAGGCGAAACACGGCTCATTCCTCGACGCGCTCCGCTTTTCGCATTTGCGACGCGCCGCCCTCGGCATCTTTCTTTACGTCGGCGCCGAGGTCTCGATTGGCAGCTTCCTCGTCAATTTCTTCGGGCTCGCCGCGATCGGGGCGATGACCGAAGCACAGGCGGCGAAATACGTGTCCCTCTACTGGGGCGGGGCGATGGTGGGCCGCTTCATCGGCGCGGCGATCCTGCGCAAGCACGATCCGGGGCGGGTGCTCGGGGCGAGCGCGATCGTCGCGGCGCTGCTCGTGACGGCGACCGTCTTGCTCGACGGGCCCGTGGCGATGGGGACCATCCTCGTGGTCGGGCTCTTCAACTCCATCATGTTCCCGACCATCTTCACGCTGGGCATCGAGGGCCTCGGCAAGCTCACGAGCCAGGGGTCGAGCATCCTCGTCATGTCGATCGTCGGCGGCGCGATCGTCCCCGTGCTCTTCGGCTGGCTCGCCGACGCGCTCGGCGTCCACCAGGCCTTCCTCCTGCCCGCGCTCTGCTACGTCTACATCGTCCACTTCGGCTTTCGTGGCTCCCGCCACGCGGCCCTTGCCGCGTGA
- a CDS encoding TerC family protein: MFSGIQDPETWVALISLCAMEIVLGIDNVVFISILTARLPPDKRDGVGRMGLLLALVMRIGLLFTISFLMGLTRPLFTLPVVGAAISGKSLILLIGGLFLMGKSTNEIYAKVEQDEEEAHGSGGKAVSVGLVIAQILALDIVFSLDSVITAVGMIPPEQMWVMVTAVMVSVGVMLVFAKGISGFVLAHPSVKLLALAFLLLIGVMLVAEGMGQKIPKGYIYFAMAFALGVELLNMRFRKKRRKNAPEAAPAASPGAAP, translated from the coding sequence ATGTTTTCGGGGATCCAGGATCCGGAGACTTGGGTTGCGCTGATCTCGCTCTGCGCGATGGAGATCGTGCTCGGCATCGACAACGTCGTGTTCATCTCGATCCTCACGGCGCGCCTGCCGCCGGACAAGAGGGACGGCGTCGGTCGGATGGGGCTCCTGCTCGCGCTCGTGATGCGGATCGGCCTGCTCTTCACGATCAGCTTCCTGATGGGCCTCACGCGGCCGCTCTTCACGTTGCCCGTCGTGGGCGCGGCGATCTCGGGCAAGAGCCTGATCCTGCTCATCGGCGGCCTGTTCCTGATGGGCAAGTCGACGAACGAGATCTACGCGAAGGTCGAGCAGGACGAGGAGGAGGCGCACGGAAGCGGGGGCAAGGCGGTGAGCGTGGGGCTCGTGATCGCGCAGATCCTGGCGCTCGACATCGTGTTCTCGCTCGACTCCGTGATCACGGCGGTGGGCATGATCCCGCCCGAGCAGATGTGGGTCATGGTGACCGCGGTCATGGTCTCCGTGGGCGTGATGCTCGTGTTCGCGAAGGGGATCTCGGGGTTCGTCCTCGCGCATCCGTCGGTGAAGCTGCTCGCGCTCGCGTTCCTGCTCCTGATCGGCGTGATGCTCGTGGCCGAGGGGATGGGGCAGAAGATTCCGAAGGGCTACATCTACTTCGCCATGGCCTTCGCGCTCGGGGTGGAGCTGCTCAACATGCGGTTCCGCAAAAAGCGGCGAAAGAATGCGCCGGAGGCGGCGCCCGCGGCGAGCCCCGGGGCCGCGCCCTGA
- a CDS encoding lipoxygenase family protein: MSFLDRIGLPQHATDGEARKERIARTRRLYEYEPRDPETHWLYPVPTAKRFPLREWYSPAWVLKLLPVLLPSLTRRALQTGLGRAAEALGLLRDGDRFRLLSLGVPRPNWVDAADALDDAFARQRLDGPCPVLIERVQDPAHLTALFSPDAAFAPSLAPEVEVEAGRLFAVDFSLLRRALHPRRPRDSRWRDRYMAAPRVLFQMRPEKGALCDLHPIAIQLDGPDAPAPNPVYRPGDGATWEMAKLYAQAAEMNVHIFGSHLGQVHTIIEAFAMATPRCLAAEHPVHVLLEPHLRWTLQVNADGNDLLRDTSSHFGTIYGGTLAEMRAVLVEARTSSTFYDLELERDLTRRGVAASPLDYPYRDDARLHVAAIRRFVASYVELFYRGDADVADDHELQAWFAELLAPEGGDLGRVTEDGRLGTREALVEVLTQALFTAGPKHSALHYAQPDFYSLIEGFPAAIYRPPPRDGAPLSFESLFPPLTSAATQVHYSAIAVHRASRFGEYRSSRLGRSLPARSALQRFQRDLAAIEVEIEERNRRRPRPYRYLLPSLVPGSVHF; this comes from the coding sequence ATGTCCTTCTTGGATCGCATCGGCCTTCCGCAGCACGCGACCGACGGCGAGGCGCGGAAGGAGCGCATCGCGCGGACCCGGCGGCTCTACGAATACGAGCCGCGTGATCCCGAGACACACTGGCTGTACCCCGTCCCGACCGCAAAACGCTTCCCGCTCCGCGAATGGTACAGCCCGGCGTGGGTGCTGAAGCTTTTGCCCGTGCTCCTGCCGTCGCTGACGCGCCGGGCCCTGCAGACCGGGCTCGGCCGCGCCGCGGAGGCGCTTGGCCTGCTGCGCGACGGGGATCGGTTTCGCTTGCTCTCGCTGGGCGTCCCGCGGCCGAACTGGGTCGACGCCGCCGACGCGCTCGATGACGCGTTCGCGCGGCAGCGCCTGGACGGCCCCTGTCCCGTGTTGATCGAGCGCGTCCAGGATCCCGCCCACCTCACAGCCCTCTTCTCGCCCGACGCTGCATTCGCCCCATCGCTCGCGCCCGAGGTCGAGGTCGAGGCCGGACGCCTGTTCGCCGTCGATTTTTCCTTGCTCCGGCGCGCCCTGCACCCGCGACGGCCCCGCGATTCGCGCTGGCGTGATCGCTACATGGCCGCTCCGCGGGTGCTTTTCCAGATGCGCCCCGAAAAAGGGGCCCTCTGCGATCTCCACCCCATCGCCATTCAGCTCGACGGCCCGGACGCGCCCGCGCCGAACCCCGTGTACCGCCCCGGCGACGGGGCCACGTGGGAAATGGCGAAGCTCTACGCCCAGGCCGCCGAGATGAACGTGCATATCTTCGGGAGCCACCTGGGCCAGGTCCATACGATCATCGAGGCCTTCGCGATGGCGACGCCGCGTTGCCTGGCCGCCGAGCATCCGGTGCATGTCCTGCTCGAGCCGCACCTGCGCTGGACGCTCCAGGTCAATGCGGACGGCAACGATCTTCTGCGTGATACCTCCAGCCATTTCGGCACCATCTACGGCGGCACGCTGGCCGAGATGCGCGCCGTGCTGGTGGAGGCGCGGACCAGCAGCACGTTCTACGACCTGGAGCTGGAGCGTGATCTCACCCGGCGCGGGGTCGCCGCATCCCCCCTCGATTACCCCTATCGCGACGACGCGCGCCTGCACGTCGCGGCCATTCGGCGTTTCGTGGCCTCGTACGTAGAGCTGTTTTATCGCGGCGACGCCGATGTGGCGGACGATCACGAGCTGCAAGCCTGGTTCGCCGAGCTCTTGGCGCCCGAGGGCGGCGATCTCGGGCGGGTGACGGAAGACGGCCGGCTGGGCACACGGGAGGCGCTGGTCGAGGTCCTGACGCAGGCGCTGTTCACCGCGGGCCCCAAGCATTCGGCGCTGCATTATGCGCAGCCCGATTTCTACTCGCTGATCGAGGGGTTCCCCGCCGCCATCTATCGCCCGCCCCCCCGCGACGGCGCGCCCCTCTCCTTCGAGTCGCTTTTCCCACCCCTCACGTCGGCGGCCACGCAAGTTCATTACAGCGCCATCGCCGTCCACCGCGCCAGCCGCTTTGGGGAATACCGGTCGTCGCGCCTCGGGCGCTCGCTTCCGGCGCGGTCCGCGCTCCAGCGGTTCCAGCGTGATTTGGCGGCGATCGAGGTGGAGATCGAAGAACGCAACCGGCGTCGTCCCCGGCCTTATCGTTACCTCCTCCCCAGCTTGGTCCCGGGCAGCGTCCATTTCTAG
- a CDS encoding D-arabinono-1,4-lactone oxidase: MQTSWENWSGNLRCTAHVVEPESLSELTRAVKQGASRGRVRLCGGGYSWSPLVPTRDTLIHMRRLDRCLSLDEGGDPPTVRVEAGITIRALTRILRAKGLSLISPPMFDLVTVGGAAATGSHGTRLTAGCFSDGIESLSLITARGEVVEIDRTDLSALRAARVSLGALGVVHAVTLRCEPAFRVKVEQRYHPLDHVIAELSDLTSTYEFAELMWMPGEADVLVRGLERTTAPETPELWPSAVLHPLRMRTGVLAGEVLMPGIERLRPDLAPRLMRFGRVVMFAEGAWVRDATREWHHIDQYPRCLDFSCSVPIESAARAFQILRAALEDDRARGRYPVNLGLLARFTGPSDSYLAACEGRASCFIEVATVRGTPAFDRFRQEAHDRLIDAIPAMRPHWGKLLLAPATWRHRFDRMGDFLVQRARFDPEGVFLNEFLEREVFGL, translated from the coding sequence ATGCAAACATCGTGGGAAAACTGGAGCGGGAACCTGCGCTGCACGGCACACGTGGTGGAGCCGGAGAGCCTCTCGGAGCTCACGCGCGCGGTGAAACAGGGCGCGTCCCGAGGTCGGGTGCGGCTCTGTGGCGGGGGGTATTCGTGGAGCCCGCTCGTGCCGACGCGGGACACCTTGATCCACATGCGGCGCCTGGATCGCTGTCTATCACTCGACGAGGGCGGGGATCCTCCCACGGTCCGGGTCGAGGCGGGCATCACGATCCGGGCGCTCACGCGTATCTTGCGCGCCAAAGGCCTCTCGCTGATCAGCCCGCCGATGTTCGATCTCGTGACGGTGGGAGGGGCCGCCGCGACGGGATCCCACGGGACGCGGCTCACCGCGGGATGTTTTTCCGATGGCATCGAGTCGCTTTCGCTCATCACCGCGCGGGGCGAGGTGGTGGAGATCGACCGGACGGACCTGTCCGCGCTGCGCGCCGCGCGGGTGAGCCTCGGCGCGCTGGGCGTGGTCCATGCGGTCACGTTGCGCTGCGAGCCGGCGTTCCGCGTGAAGGTGGAGCAGCGCTATCACCCGCTCGATCATGTGATCGCGGAGCTCTCCGATCTGACGTCCACCTACGAGTTTGCCGAGCTGATGTGGATGCCGGGCGAGGCGGACGTGCTGGTGCGGGGGCTCGAGCGGACGACGGCGCCCGAGACGCCCGAATTATGGCCCAGCGCTGTGCTGCATCCCTTGCGAATGCGGACGGGGGTCCTGGCCGGAGAGGTGCTGATGCCCGGGATCGAGCGATTGCGCCCGGATCTGGCACCCCGGCTGATGCGGTTTGGCCGGGTGGTGATGTTCGCCGAGGGGGCGTGGGTGCGAGACGCGACCCGGGAGTGGCACCATATCGATCAGTATCCACGTTGCCTGGATTTCTCGTGCTCGGTGCCGATCGAGTCGGCTGCGCGGGCGTTCCAGATCCTCCGGGCCGCGCTGGAGGACGACCGGGCGAGGGGACGTTATCCGGTGAACCTGGGGCTCCTGGCGCGGTTCACGGGGCCGAGTGATTCGTACCTCGCGGCGTGCGAGGGCCGCGCGAGCTGCTTCATCGAGGTGGCGACGGTGCGAGGGACGCCTGCCTTCGATCGTTTTCGCCAGGAGGCGCATGACCGGCTGATCGACGCGATTCCTGCCATGCGACCGCACTGGGGGAAGCTCTTGCTCGCGCCGGCCACATGGCGGCATCGATTCGATCGGATGGGGGATTTCCTGGTGCAGCGGGCGCGATTCGATCCGGAGGGGGTGTTCTTGAACGAGTTTTTGGAGCGCGAGGTGTTCGGGCTCTGA
- a CDS encoding cytochrome P450, which yields MTMNITAIPVLSGSRGLLGHVAEMREDRLTLLRRAARELDDIGRLRFLHRHVLLLNTPALVHEVLVEKAKSFDKPLATRVSLTPLVGDGLLSSKTDTRWRRRRRIVAPLFSHAESARFGEVMVHSAVQVASRWNEGAVIPVMREATRIAMAVITACLFSTEDLELADTISKPLTGALEWTGHYGTSPAMMGQLVAHNLLRGLSRRLDGSAAARLEKLGAWLEQPFLVPGARTSAMRADLARIEERLLPLVTARRAAGGTKSDLLELLLRACEQEGHLSDRELRDEVVTFFVAGNETTASGITWALSLLDRNPAVLSALEREVDALGGRRPTVEDLPRLALCAQAFKEALRLYPPIYLFARESVEDVVIGRYHVPAGTSVYIAPYMIHRDPALYPDPERFDPARFTPEAEAARPRLAWMPFGAGPRVCVGAAFAHLEGTLVLATLLQRFRFERVEDRPVDPLPFITLRPAWDLPMRVRRREPIPG from the coding sequence ATGACCATGAACATCACGGCCATACCGGTCCTCTCGGGTTCCCGCGGCCTGCTCGGGCACGTGGCGGAGATGCGCGAGGATCGTCTCACCCTTCTGCGGCGCGCCGCGCGCGAGCTCGACGACATCGGGCGCCTCCGATTCCTGCACCGCCACGTGCTGCTGCTCAACACGCCCGCGCTCGTCCACGAGGTGCTGGTCGAGAAGGCAAAGAGCTTCGACAAGCCGCTCGCCACGCGCGTCAGCCTGACGCCCCTCGTGGGCGACGGCCTGCTCTCCAGCAAAACGGACACGCGCTGGCGGCGGCGACGTCGCATCGTGGCCCCGCTCTTCTCGCATGCGGAGTCCGCGCGCTTCGGCGAGGTGATGGTCCATTCCGCGGTGCAAGTGGCGTCGCGGTGGAACGAGGGCGCGGTGATCCCCGTGATGCGCGAGGCCACACGCATCGCAATGGCGGTGATCACGGCGTGCCTGTTCTCGACCGAGGATCTGGAGCTCGCCGATACGATCAGCAAACCCTTGACCGGCGCGCTGGAGTGGACCGGGCATTACGGCACCTCGCCCGCCATGATGGGGCAGCTCGTCGCGCACAATTTGCTCCGGGGGCTCTCGCGGCGGCTCGACGGGAGCGCCGCCGCGCGGCTGGAAAAGCTCGGCGCGTGGCTGGAGCAGCCGTTTCTCGTGCCAGGGGCGCGCACGTCGGCGATGCGGGCCGATCTGGCCCGGATCGAGGAACGTCTGCTCCCGCTCGTCACCGCCCGTCGCGCCGCGGGAGGGACCAAGTCCGATCTGCTGGAGCTTTTGCTCCGCGCCTGCGAACAGGAAGGGCACCTGAGCGATCGGGAGCTGCGCGACGAGGTGGTCACGTTTTTCGTCGCGGGCAACGAGACCACCGCCTCGGGAATCACGTGGGCGCTTTCTCTGCTCGATCGAAATCCTGCGGTGCTTTCGGCGCTGGAGCGCGAGGTGGACGCGCTCGGAGGCCGGCGGCCCACGGTGGAGGATCTTCCTCGCCTGGCGCTCTGCGCGCAGGCATTCAAGGAAGCCTTGCGCCTGTATCCGCCCATTTACCTGTTCGCACGAGAGAGCGTGGAAGACGTGGTGATCGGGCGCTACCACGTCCCGGCGGGGACGTCGGTCTACATCGCGCCGTACATGATCCACCGTGATCCCGCGCTGTATCCCGATCCGGAGCGCTTTGATCCCGCCCGCTTCACGCCCGAGGCCGAGGCGGCGCGCCCGCGCCTCGCCTGGATGCCCTTCGGCGCGGGACCACGCGTCTGCGTGGGCGCCGCATTTGCCCACCTCGAAGGGACGCTGGTCCTGGCGACGCTCCTGCAGCGGTTTCGCTTCGAGCGGGTCGAGGATCGCCCCGTGGATCCGCTCCCGTTCATCACCCTGCGACCTGCGTGGGATTTGCCGATGCGGGTGCGGCGACGCGAGCCGATCCCCGGGTGA
- a CDS encoding SRPBCC family protein, with translation MHRLSFTSEHRIDAPPERVFEAMTNPEGFGDWMKGFVRAERLTPGEFGVGTTFRETRKMFGKEATEHFEVTTCVPGKRLGLKVDGTKGTTGKGEYRFDYDFEPAGTGTLVRTSAVIDMPGGLFTKIMGKLMGGAFKKACDKDLDALKTYMERGR, from the coding sequence ATGCACCGACTCTCGTTCACCTCCGAGCACCGGATCGACGCGCCGCCCGAGCGTGTCTTCGAGGCGATGACCAACCCCGAGGGCTTCGGCGACTGGATGAAGGGCTTCGTGCGGGCCGAACGCCTCACGCCCGGCGAATTCGGTGTCGGCACCACGTTCCGCGAGACGCGCAAGATGTTCGGCAAGGAGGCCACCGAGCATTTCGAGGTCACCACCTGCGTGCCGGGAAAACGCCTCGGCCTCAAGGTCGACGGGACCAAGGGGACCACGGGCAAAGGCGAATACCGCTTCGATTACGATTTCGAGCCCGCCGGCACGGGGACGCTCGTGCGGACCAGCGCGGTCATCGACATGCCCGGCGGCCTGTTCACGAAGATCATGGGCAAGCTCATGGGCGGCGCCTTCAAGAAGGCGTGTGACAAGGACCTGGACGCGCTGAAAACCTACATGGAGCGGGGTCGCTGA
- a CDS encoding Fur family transcriptional regulator: MRRAAQPPVLDSVGIHRALEQLHGVVRAKGLKNSEVRDAVARVALAYDGHFTVEDLVKTLRETGTVEAHPATVYRIVPLLVEAGLLQETMVSAGEGHRYERAFERDHHDHLICTSCGKVVEFEFEAIEVLQRNIAEQFGFFLTGHVHELFGLCSRCAPKGGAR; the protein is encoded by the coding sequence ATGCGCAGGGCAGCCCAACCTCCCGTCCTCGACTCCGTCGGCATCCACCGAGCCCTCGAACAGCTCCACGGCGTCGTGCGCGCCAAGGGGCTGAAGAACTCGGAGGTTCGTGACGCCGTGGCCCGCGTGGCCCTCGCGTACGACGGGCACTTCACGGTCGAAGACCTGGTGAAGACGCTCCGAGAGACGGGCACGGTCGAAGCGCACCCGGCCACGGTCTACCGCATCGTGCCCTTGCTGGTGGAAGCGGGGCTCCTTCAGGAAACGATGGTCTCGGCGGGCGAAGGACACCGCTACGAGCGCGCGTTCGAACGCGACCACCACGACCACCTCATCTGCACCTCCTGCGGCAAGGTCGTCGAGTTCGAGTTCGAGGCCATCGAGGTGCTTCAGCGCAACATCGCCGAGCAGTTCGGCTTTTTCCTGACGGGACACGTGCACGAGCTCTTCGGCCTTTGCTCCAGGTGCGCGCCCAAAGGGGGCGCGCGTTGA